In Nymphaea colorata isolate Beijing-Zhang1983 chromosome 3, ASM883128v2, whole genome shotgun sequence, a genomic segment contains:
- the LOC116250499 gene encoding very-long-chain 3-oxoacyl-CoA reductase 1-like, with the protein MHPRSSLLVSFSFHLTAPPSSMDTVLSITSSMKVSMPFQILLILCIVLGLFHLLKAFLSLSQWVWDSFLMPVKNLKRYGSWAVVTGPTDGLGKPIVLGLARLGLNLVLVGSDPAKLSSVAGEIHAKFESVKVRSIVVDFSREVDEGMKRIEEGIKMLDVGILINNGGIELPYIRFVHEVEVEDIGRIIRVNLEALTRVTHVVLPLMVKKRRGIILNLGSASGSVLPAHPLSALYGATKAYIHHFSKTLNLEYKRFGIHVQCQAPFFVATELTGMKASFFVPTADDYAEWSLRWIGNHDRSVCSPHWAHSILWLGASLLPEPLLNMVVFRVMLRRQETRKKEKENARRKE; encoded by the exons ATGCACCCAAGGAGCTCTCTTCTAGTAAGCTTTTCCTTCCACTTGACAGCACCGCCCTCTTCCATGGACACAGTTCTGTCAATAACATCCTCCATGAAAGTCTCCATGCCCTTCCAAATCTTGCTCATCCTTTGCATAGTCCTTGGCCTCTTCCATCTTCTCAAAGCTTTCCTGTCTCTTTCCCAGTGGGTTTGGGATTCTTTCCTCATGCCCGTGAAAAACCTTAAGCGATATGGTTCGTGGGCAGTTGTTACAGGCCCTACTGATGGCTTAGGCAAGCCCATCGTCTTGGGCCTGGCTCGCCTCGGCCTGAACTTGGTGCTAGTGGGCAGCGACCCGGCCAAGCTGAGCTCGGTGGCCGGCGAGATCCACGCCAAGTTCGAATCTGTGAAGGTCCGAAGCATTGTGGTTGATTTCTCTAGGGAAGTTGACGAGGGGATGAAGAGAATTGAGGAAGGGATCAAGATGCTGGATGTTGGGATCCTGATCAATAACGGCGGGATTGAATTGCCTTATATTCGATTCGTGCATGAGGTTGAAGTAGAGGATATTGGGAGAATCATCAGAGTGAACTTGGAGGCGCTCACTAGGGTTACCCATGTGGTGCTTCCTCTGATGGTGAAGAAGAGGAGAGGGATCATCCTCAACCTTGGCTCTGCTTCCGGATCCGTCTTGCCTGCTCACCCTCTGAGTGCTCTCTATGGTGCAACCAAAGC GTATATTCATCATTTCTCAAAAACCCTCAACCTTGAGTACAAAAGATTTGGCATCCATGTGCAGTGTCAG GCCCCATTCTTCGTGGCGACGGAATTGACAGGCATGAAGGCTTCGTTCTTCGTCCCCACAGCTGATGACTATGCAGAGTGGAGCCTGCGTTGGATAGGCAACCATGATCGGTCCGTCTGCTCGCCCCACTGGGCTCACTCCATCCTGTGGTTGGGGGCAAGCCTGTTGCCCGAACCGCTGCTCAACATGGTGGTCTTTCGAGTTATGCTCCGCCGACAGGAGacgagaaagaaggagaaggagaatgCTCGTCGCAAGGAATAG